From Ovis canadensis isolate MfBH-ARS-UI-01 breed Bighorn chromosome 10, ARS-UI_OviCan_v2, whole genome shotgun sequence, a single genomic window includes:
- the TRIM13 gene encoding E3 ubiquitin-protein ligase TRIM13 codes for MELLEEDLTCPICCSLFDDPRVLPCSHNFCKKCLEGILEGNVRNSLWRSSPFKCPTCRKETSATGVNSLQVNYSLKGIVEKYNKIKISPKMPVCKGHLGQPLNIFCLTDMQLICGICATRGEHTKHVFCSIEDAYAQERDAFESLFQSFETWRRGDALSRLDTLETSKRKSLQLLTKDSDKVKEFFEKLQHTLDQKKNEILSDFETMKLAVMQAYDPEINKLNTILQEQRMAFNIAEAFKDVSEPIIFLQQMQEFREKIKVIKETPLPPSNLPSSPLMKNFDTSQWEDIKLVDVDKLSLPQDTGMFVSKIPWRLYPLFVVVILLGLLIFFSPTMFLEWSLFDEIATWRDNLSNFSSYLPRSADFVEQSVFYWEQLTDGLFIFSERLKSFTLVVLNNVAEFVCKYKLL; via the coding sequence ATGGAGCTGCTTGAAGAAGACCTCACGTGCCCAATCTGTTGCAGTCTGTTTGATGATCCCCGGGTTTTGCCTTGCTCACACAACTTTTGCAAAAAGTGCTTAGAAGGGATCTTAGAGGGGAATGTGCGGAATTCCCTGTGGAGATCCTCTCCATTTAAGTGCCCCACGTGCCGGAAGGAAACTTCAGCAACGGGAGTCAATAGCCTGCAGGTTAATTACTCCCTGAAGGGTATTGTGGAAAAGTATAACAAGATTAAGATCTCTCCCAAAATGCCAGTGTGCAAAGGACACTTGGGACAGCCTCTCAACATTTTCTGCCTGACTGACATGCAGCTGATCTGTGGCATCTGTGCGACTCGGGGTGAGCACACCAAGCACGTCTTCTGTTCTATCGAAGATGCCTATGCTCAGGAAAGGGACGCCTTTGAGTCCCTCTTCCAGAGCTTTGAGACCTGGCGTCGGGGAGATGCCCTTTCTCGCTTGGATACCTTGGAAACTAGCAAAAGGAAGTCTCTACAGTTGCTGACTAAAGATTCAGATAAAGTGAAGGAGTTTTTTGAGAAGTTACAACACACGTTAGatcaaaagaagaatgaaatcctgTCTGACTTTGAGACCATGAAACTTGCAGTGATGCAGGCCTATGACCCAGAGATCAACAAACTCAACACCATCTTGCAGGAACAGCGAATGGCCTTTAACATTGCTGAGGCTTTCAAAGATGTGTCAGAACCCATCATATTTCTGCAGCAGATGCAGGAGttcagggagaaaataaaagtcatCAAGGAAACTCCTTTGCCTCCCTCAAATTTGCCCTCAAGCCCTTTGATGAAGAACTTTGATACCAGTCAGTGGGAAGACATAAAACTAGTGGACGTGGATAAACTTTCTTTGCCTCAAGACACTGGCATGTTCGttagcaagattccctggagacttTATCCGTTATTTGTGGTGGTCATTCTACTTGGCCTTCTCATTTTCTTCAGTCCCACCATGTTCCTAGAATGGTCCCTATTTGACGAAATCGCAACTTGGAGAGATAATCTTTCAAACTTTAGTTCCTACCTGCCTAGATCAGCTGATTTTGTAGAACAATCAGTTTTTTACTGGGAACAGTTGACAGATGGGCTTTTCATTTTCAGTGAAAGATTGAAGAGTTTtactttggtggtgctgaataaTGTGGCAGAATTTGTGTGTAAATATAAACTATTATAA
- the KCNRG gene encoding potassium channel regulatory protein encodes MSGQELVTLNVGGKVFTTRSSTLKQFPGSRLMRMLDGRDKEFKMVGGQIFVDRDGVLFSFILDFLRTHQLLLPTDFSDHLRLQREALFYELNPLVDLLNQEHVLQPRPALVEVYFLSRNTQAFFRVFGSCSKTIEMLTGRITVFIEQPSAPALSSNSFPQMTLLPLPLQRPSYHDLVFQCGSDSTTDNQTGIRYVSIKPDNRKLANGTNVLGLLIDTLLMEGFHLVGTRTVSSEDRTECYSFERIKKPAALAMNKTLKSETTLMPEQ; translated from the exons ATGAGTGGTCAGGAACTGGTCACTTTGAATGTGGGAGGGAAGGTATTCACCACAAGGTCTTCCACCTTAAAGCAATTTCCTGGCTCTCGGTTGATGAGAATGTTAGATGGCAGAGACAAAGAATTCAAGATGGTTGGTGGCCAGATTTTTGTGGACAGAGATGGTGTTTTATTTAGTTTCATCTTAGATTTTTTGAGAACTCACCAACTTCTACTACCCACTGACTTTTCAGATCATCTTAGACTTCAGAGAGAGGCTCTATTCTATGAACTCAATCCTCTGGTGGATCTCTTAAACCAAGAACACGTGTTACAGCCAAGACCTGCTCTTGTGGAGGTATATTTCCTAAGCCGAAATACTCAGGCTTTCTTCAGGGTGTTTGGCTCTTGCAGCAAAACAATTGAGATGCTAACTGGGAGGATTACAGTGTTTATAGAACAACCTTCTGCACCAGCCTTGAGTAGTAACTCTTTCCCTCAGATGACGTTACTTCCACTGCCTCTACAAAGACCATCTTACCATGACCTGGTTTTCCAATGCGGCTCTGACAGCACTACTGATAACCAAACAGGAATCAG GTATGTCTCCATAAAACCTGATAACCGAAAACTGGCCAACGGAACTAATGTTCTTGGCTTACTGATTGATACTTTACTGATGGAAGGCTTCCATCTGGTCGGCACCAGAACAGTATCCTCTGAAGACAGAACTGAATGCTATAGTTTCGAAAGGATAAAAAAGCCTGCCGCTCTTGCCATGAacaaaacactgaaatcagagaCTACCCTCATGCCAGAGCAATAG